The following is a genomic window from bacterium.
AATAGAAGTTGAAGAACCTTCTTTTGAAACTATGCTTTATACAGTGCGTCCGGGGGATACCCTGTCAGAAATAGCACACAAACAAGGACTAAAGATAGATACAATTGTGAGTGCCAATCGGAATATTAAAGGAATAGCATCACTGCGAGCGGGGCAAAAACTACGACTTCCTAATCAAGACGGCGTATTTCATAAGGTTGGGAAAGGAGAAACGATAAGTAATATCTCAACTACTTATAAAATAAGCCCGGAAAAGATTCTTGATGCTAACGATATTTCAAAACCTAAAGACCTTATGGCAGGAAAAGAGATATTTATCCCGGGCGCAAAATTATTACCAGCAACAAAAGAATATATTGTTGGTGGAATGGGATTTATTAGACCAATTAAGGGTGGTTGGTTTTCAAGTGGCTATGGATACCGCCGTGACCCGTTTAATGGACAGATACGATTTCATACAGGTGTTGACATTGGCAGTTATCAGGGCACATCAATTATGGCGGCTAAGAGTGGTGAGGTAATTAATAGTGGTTGGATAACGGGTTATGGAAAT
Proteins encoded in this region:
- a CDS encoding M23 family metallopeptidase, which codes for MEAKRKNRKRRGGKHIERSVLIFIALLITFLPSLYKNQILANTQSSLKIKSDLLLTTFIPQVHYQICKVKDYNKAGIGGIEVEEPSFETMLYTVRPGDTLSEIAHKQGLKIDTIVSANRNIKGIASLRAGQKLRLPNQDGVFHKVGKGETISNISTTYKISPEKILDANDISKPKDLMAGKEIFIPGAKLLPATKEYIVGGMGFIRPIKGGWFSSGYGYRRDPFNGQIRFHTGVDIGSYQGTSIMAAKSGEVINSGWITGYGNIVIIKHSGGYVTKYAHNSRNLVSKGMYVRQGEVIALVGSTGRSEGSHLHFEICKNGHPVNPASFISLPYSR